In one Bryobacteraceae bacterium genomic region, the following are encoded:
- a CDS encoding DUF1592 domain-containing protein: MRRRTSCGTQVASQAAGFLLMAAAAGLSAAPAQEVARSRLGREFATTVRPFLETYCIACHGSREPAAHLDLNRFRTMPDLMEDGRRWSQIMERLEAEDMPPKGAPKQPAVHERRAAIAWFRALRESEMRSNAGDPGMVLARRLSNAEYDYTIRDLTGVDIRPAREFPVDPANTAGFDNSGETLTMSPTLLRKYMAAARDVASHMYLKENGFAFAPHPMLVETDRDKFTVHQIVDFYHRQNIDLADYFQTAWRYRHRAAMGQPRVTLASLARQHQVSGKYLQTVWTALETGETVGPMNKLQAMWRALPGPSKGDPNAARAGCEEMRDYVARVRKKVEPRFINITAGPIGTAWQPLLIWKNTQYATHRRKFDPRQLQVEGEPLFNQKDVVEPEWDNAFGPGKTILVENEPGDADLSVPAGQRARYEAAWGRFCSVFPDMFYRESRGRNYFKTGKDEGRYLSAGFHNVMGYFRDDQPLYELLLDEAEQAELDRMWREMDFVASINIRTYVEFAKLGTRGTRDDFKDGEPEVKEIEVKEIVAEPRIRKLEAEYLQVARDGSATAIQAVKDFFDRASESIRWVEKARRDAEPGHLTALADFAAKAYRRPLAPADRDDLLSFYREAKERYGLDHEAAIREAIVLVLTSPKFSYRVDTMPGGGAIQPLSAFDLANRLSYFLWSSMPDDELRRRAAAGDLGKPEALKAQVRRMLQDTRSRALAVEFGANWLGIRDFEQIGTVDRGRFPAFSDDVRDAMFEEPMRFLLDIFRRNRRLLDLLYARDTFVNPVLARHYGMPPVEGDANHWVRVDDADRYQRGGLLAMGAFLTKNAPGLRTSPVKRGYWVATNLLGEQIPPPPPVVPELPADEAKMELPLRQMLERHRTNPGCAACHARFDSFGLAYETYDPVGKLRTQDLAGRAVDARATFPGGMEGEGLDGLREYIRGHREDDFVRGFIGKLLAYALGRSLAFSDELLIEEIRGKLGKDGCCFENVVESIVTSRQFLNKRGRDPASGTTR; the protein is encoded by the coding sequence ATGCGGAGGCGGACGAGTTGCGGCACGCAAGTGGCAAGCCAGGCGGCGGGTTTCCTCCTGATGGCGGCCGCGGCAGGCCTTAGTGCCGCGCCGGCACAGGAAGTGGCTCGGTCGCGGTTGGGGCGGGAGTTCGCCACGACAGTCCGGCCGTTCCTCGAAACCTACTGCATCGCCTGTCACGGTTCGCGGGAACCCGCGGCTCACCTGGATCTGAACCGTTTCAGAACGATGCCGGATCTGATGGAAGATGGCCGCCGATGGAGCCAGATCATGGAACGGCTGGAGGCGGAGGACATGCCGCCGAAAGGAGCTCCGAAGCAGCCGGCGGTCCACGAGCGGCGCGCGGCCATCGCCTGGTTCCGCGCCCTGCGCGAGAGTGAAATGCGGAGCAATGCGGGCGACCCGGGCATGGTTCTGGCGCGGCGGCTGAGCAACGCTGAGTATGACTACACGATCCGCGATCTGACAGGCGTGGATATTCGTCCGGCGCGCGAGTTCCCGGTTGATCCCGCGAATACGGCCGGCTTCGACAACTCCGGCGAGACACTGACGATGTCGCCGACGCTTCTCAGGAAGTACATGGCGGCCGCCCGCGATGTGGCCAGCCACATGTACCTGAAGGAGAACGGATTCGCCTTCGCGCCGCATCCGATGCTGGTGGAGACGGACCGCGACAAGTTCACCGTGCACCAGATCGTCGATTTCTATCACCGGCAGAATATCGACTTGGCGGACTACTTCCAGACAGCCTGGCGGTACCGTCATCGCGCGGCGATGGGGCAACCCCGCGTCACTCTGGCCAGCCTGGCACGGCAGCACCAGGTCAGCGGCAAGTATCTGCAAACTGTTTGGACGGCCCTTGAGACGGGGGAAACGGTTGGTCCGATGAACAAGCTGCAGGCGATGTGGCGGGCGCTGCCCGGACCGAGCAAGGGCGATCCGAACGCAGCGCGCGCTGGCTGTGAAGAGATGCGCGACTACGTGGCGCGGGTCCGCAAGAAGGTGGAGCCGCGGTTCATCAACATTACGGCGGGCCCCATCGGTACAGCATGGCAGCCGCTGCTGATCTGGAAGAACACGCAATACGCCACGCATCGCCGTAAGTTCGATCCCCGGCAGTTGCAGGTGGAAGGCGAACCGCTCTTCAACCAGAAAGACGTGGTGGAGCCGGAATGGGACAACGCGTTCGGCCCAGGCAAGACGATCCTGGTGGAGAATGAACCCGGCGACGCGGATCTGTCCGTGCCGGCCGGGCAGCGAGCGCGCTATGAAGCCGCATGGGGCCGTTTCTGCAGCGTGTTTCCCGACATGTTCTACCGGGAGTCCCGGGGCCGGAACTATTTCAAGACGGGCAAGGACGAAGGCCGATACCTGAGCGCCGGCTTCCATAACGTGATGGGTTACTTCCGCGATGACCAGCCGCTTTACGAGTTGCTGCTGGACGAAGCGGAACAGGCCGAACTCGACCGTATGTGGCGCGAGATGGACTTCGTGGCGTCGATCAATATTCGCACCTATGTCGAGTTCGCCAAGCTCGGAACCCGCGGCACGCGCGACGACTTCAAAGACGGCGAGCCCGAAGTCAAAGAGATCGAAGTGAAGGAGATTGTCGCCGAGCCGCGGATCCGGAAGCTGGAGGCTGAGTACCTGCAGGTGGCCAGGGATGGCAGCGCAACGGCGATCCAGGCTGTGAAGGACTTCTTCGACAGGGCCAGCGAGAGTATTCGCTGGGTTGAGAAGGCGCGGCGCGACGCAGAGCCGGGTCATCTCACGGCGCTGGCCGATTTCGCCGCGAAGGCCTACCGGCGGCCGCTGGCGCCGGCCGATCGGGACGATCTGCTGTCGTTCTATCGGGAAGCCAAGGAGCGCTACGGTCTGGACCATGAGGCCGCGATTCGTGAGGCGATCGTCCTGGTGCTGACATCGCCGAAGTTCTCCTACCGGGTTGACACGATGCCTGGGGGCGGCGCGATTCAACCGCTCTCAGCTTTCGACCTCGCCAACCGGCTGAGCTATTTCCTTTGGTCGAGCATGCCCGACGACGAGCTCCGTCGACGTGCGGCGGCGGGTGACCTGGGCAAGCCAGAAGCGCTGAAGGCCCAGGTTCGGCGGATGCTTCAGGACACGCGCAGCCGAGCGCTGGCCGTGGAGTTCGGCGCCAATTGGCTGGGCATTCGCGATTTCGAGCAGATCGGGACCGTAGACCGCGGGCGTTTCCCCGCGTTCAGTGACGATGTGCGTGACGCGATGTTCGAGGAGCCGATGCGCTTTCTGCTGGACATTTTTCGCCGCAACCGAAGGCTGCTCGATCTGCTCTATGCACGAGACACGTTCGTGAACCCAGTCCTGGCGCGGCACTATGGCATGCCTCCTGTGGAGGGCGACGCCAACCACTGGGTCCGGGTGGACGATGCGGACCGATACCAGCGAGGCGGTCTGCTGGCCATGGGCGCCTTCCTGACGAAGAACGCGCCGGGGCTGCGGACGAGTCCGGTGAAGCGCGGCTACTGGGTGGCCACGAACTTACTGGGCGAACAGATCCCGCCACCACCGCCGGTGGTTCCCGAGTTGCCGGCCGATGAGGCCAAGATGGAACTGCCGCTACGCCAGATGCTCGAACGCCATCGGACCAACCCGGGTTGCGCCGCCTGCCATGCGCGATTCGACTCCTTCGGGCTGGCGTATGAAACGTACGATCCGGTGGGCAAGCTACGCACGCAGGATCTCGCCGGGCGCGCCGTGGATGCACGCGCCACCTTTCCTGGCGGCATGGAAGGCGAAGGGCTCGATGGGCTCCGCGAGTATATTCGGGGTCACCGTGAAGACGACTTCGTGCGCGGTTTCATCGGCAAGCTGCTCGCATATGCCTTGGGACGCAGTCTTGCGTTTTCCGATGAGCTACTCATTGAGGAGATCCGCGGCAAGCTGGGCAAGGATGGCTGCTGTTTCGAAAATGTCGTCGAGAGCATTGTTACCAGCCGCCAGTTTCTCAACAAGCGCGGACGCGATCCGGCTTCGGGTACAACGAGGTGA
- a CDS encoding DUF6605 domain-containing protein, producing the protein MYVALPDVYGEFESLAGGGVALLRSSPRGFFHGDLPAGPYRVTLSKPGYGPKASRIELGAELPQLRLLSDGLLGYMYPKWARAGEASEYRVHAVEQYQLTLWRYGLKKEYVAMIGWVDEHGPQANRQILPDGDFTQAGVQWNQNGYPAKPVITAPERSGLYYVRALTPSGRAFSWPWVVAPRTPQAQIAVLASTNTWNAYNNFGGRSNYINADHLPDLPVVNARQDLGRYHDATPFGTWSPADEAFLPLSFDRPEPNNHIFDDGEVTDPVQGRVQCGQAPGEWRLYGWLEAEGFEHDLYAEAHLHDGTLDLDAYRILIIAVHPEYWTREMYQRVKTWVFERGGRLMYLGGNGLNCEVVFLPDGSMRCLSHLRSLHGELGGRSDDGTIEYESRFHRTCESEANLLGVVCSETGIMTAAPYRVIDPDHWAFAGTGLDAGDEFGQETLHERVPGGASGHETDKRSRSSPANTQLLAKGTNPDDGGAEIVFHEPNGGGAVFSVGSITWVSALFCDEHVSTITRNVVQRFLEN; encoded by the coding sequence ATGTACGTTGCCCTTCCCGACGTCTACGGCGAGTTCGAATCCCTCGCCGGCGGCGGCGTTGCCCTGCTTCGCTCTTCGCCGCGGGGCTTCTTCCATGGCGACCTTCCAGCGGGGCCCTACCGGGTGACACTGTCAAAGCCGGGCTACGGCCCGAAGGCGTCACGGATTGAACTCGGCGCCGAACTTCCGCAACTGCGCCTGCTCTCCGACGGGCTGCTCGGCTACATGTACCCGAAGTGGGCGCGCGCCGGTGAGGCGTCCGAGTACCGCGTCCACGCCGTGGAACAGTATCAGCTCACCTTGTGGCGTTACGGCCTGAAGAAAGAGTACGTGGCGATGATCGGGTGGGTGGATGAACATGGTCCGCAGGCCAATCGTCAGATCCTGCCCGACGGCGACTTTACCCAGGCCGGCGTTCAATGGAATCAGAACGGTTATCCGGCCAAGCCGGTGATTACGGCCCCGGAGCGCAGCGGCCTCTATTACGTCCGGGCGCTGACTCCTTCCGGACGCGCGTTCTCCTGGCCGTGGGTGGTTGCGCCGCGGACGCCGCAGGCGCAGATCGCGGTGCTCGCCTCCACGAACACATGGAACGCGTATAACAACTTCGGCGGGCGCAGCAACTACATCAACGCGGATCACCTTCCTGACCTGCCGGTGGTCAACGCCCGGCAGGACCTTGGTAGGTACCACGACGCCACGCCGTTTGGCACATGGAGCCCGGCTGACGAAGCGTTTCTGCCGCTGTCGTTCGACCGGCCGGAGCCGAACAATCACATCTTCGATGACGGCGAAGTGACCGATCCGGTGCAGGGGCGCGTACAGTGCGGCCAAGCGCCGGGCGAATGGCGGCTCTATGGGTGGCTCGAGGCGGAGGGCTTCGAGCACGATCTTTACGCCGAAGCGCATCTCCACGACGGTACGCTCGATCTTGACGCCTACCGGATTCTGATCATCGCTGTGCACCCGGAGTACTGGACGCGAGAAATGTACCAGCGGGTGAAGACCTGGGTGTTTGAGCGGGGCGGCAGGCTGATGTATCTCGGCGGCAACGGCCTTAACTGTGAAGTGGTCTTCCTGCCGGACGGTTCCATGCGCTGCCTTTCGCACCTGCGCAGTTTGCACGGCGAGTTGGGCGGGCGCTCCGACGACGGGACGATCGAGTACGAGAGCCGATTCCACCGCACGTGCGAATCCGAGGCGAACCTGCTGGGCGTGGTGTGCAGCGAAACGGGAATCATGACCGCCGCGCCGTATCGTGTTATCGATCCGGACCACTGGGCGTTCGCCGGCACGGGGCTCGACGCCGGCGACGAGTTCGGCCAGGAGACGCTGCATGAGCGCGTGCCAGGCGGCGCTTCCGGGCACGAGACGGACAAACGAAGCAGGTCATCCCCGGCGAACACGCAACTGCTTGCCAAGGGCACAAATCCCGATGACGGCGGCGCGGAGATCGTCTTCCATGAGCCGAACGGCGGTGGGGCGGTGTTCTCGGTGGGTTCGATCACCTGGGTTTCAGCGCTGTTCTGCGACGAGCACGTATCGACGATTACGCGCAACGTGGTCCAGCGTTTTCTCGAAAATTGA